The nucleotide sequence CTGTATACGTCAAAACTCTCTTGATCGACATAGACAAAATCATAATCAACATCTGTCATAGCTCTGTTGACATCTTTGCACCATTGGGACAAGCGTTGCATCTTGCGTGGCACATCCAGGTCTTCTCTGCCTTTCGTTTCGGCAACAATTATCCGTCTATCTGTTAATTTTACGAGGAAATCGGGATAGTAGTTGCTGATGTCGCCATCGGCATTGATATAGTCGAGTTTGAAATGCAGGCTAAAGTCGTTTTTGACATAGGAGACGACATCGGGGCAGTTTTCGAGAAATGCGGCAAATTCCAATTCAAAATGACTGTCACCAGTGATTCTGTTGAACACAGATTTTTGGGGAACCAGGTATTCTTGTTCTTTAACCATAAAGGGACGGGCATCTTGGGCGCGCGTTGTCTCAATCAGCTGTGCATCTCCACTGTCTTGTATCGTGAGATCGTTGATAGCGTATTTGAAGGTTTCCATAACGGTTTTGGTGGATCGGAGTTCCGACAGATTTTGCAGCGTATTCGGATCCTCTAACATCACCGTTTCGCCGAAAAGTTGGTTCTGAACGAAGTCTTTAACCTTTCCATAGAGGACATCATAACCGCTGACGAGTCGGAGGTCTTTTTGGATAGTCTGTGCGAAATAACCGAGCGTGCTACGGTAATCTGCAACTCCGCTACCGTCTAATACTGTGGTGTGCGTAACCTCACCAGTCGTCATATCCTTAAAAACGATTTCGCGTTCTGATGCTTCGCTAAATTCTTTGTATGCCACGGGTGTAAAATCAAACTGTGCGACATCCAAACCTTCAAGATTCTCATATTCCCGATAGGTGCGGCGCGTAAGTATAGGGATTTCGATATCAAGCGCGTCAATATCCTTGTTGACGTTTGCTTTGTCCACTTCAATAACGAGGGGTGCCTTGGGTTTTGTCCCTTCACCCATGGCTTGACGTTCCAATTCGACCCCTTCCGATTTAATGGATTCAACAAATGCCATGAACTCTTTGGTACCGATAACGCTCACAGATTCCTTCTCGGTTCCGGCGTACATCAGCCGTAGCCCGCGCCCTAAGGTCTGTTCCGGCAGAATATTGGGTCTGGCAGAATAGGCGCGGAGCCCGACAATTGTGGTAACGTTCTTGACATCCCACCCCTCCTTGAGCATTAGCACGGAGACGATGGCTTTATATGGACTGTCCCACGAATCAATCTTATTCGCTTGCTCACGAAGTTTCTCGAGTTCCGCCTGCTTCTTACTCGATTTCGCTTCAGATATCTGTCCACTTTTGTTGGTGTGAATTACGAGCACGGCATCTTTGAGGTCGGGATAACGATCTTCGAGGTAAGTCGCTACATCATCACAGTTACGGGTATTATCGGTCATCACAAATAGAATGGCTTTTTTATTTAGTTTTTCGTGTTCTGCATAAGCCTTGCGCCACTCAATCACACCGAGGTTAAGATAGTCTGCGTATTTCTCGGTATACTTCACACTTTGGCGTTCAACAAGTTTCGCCCGGCTCTCAGCATCAGGCAGCACTGGATGTTTGACGATGTTTTGCGAAATTGCCTCTACGAGGGGATAATCGGCGACCGTCTGCACAAAAATCGCGCCGTTATTGGGCTTAGGCGTGGCACTTACATCTATCTGCAACGCCAGTTCGCTGCCCTTCTGTAAGAGGCGGTTGTGAATATCCTCAATGGACTTGAACCATGCTAATTTTGGATCGTGGACGTGGTGCGCCTCATCGTTGAGGACCATCAGTTCGTCGATGTCTCGAACGATGTCTCCGAGATCGACCTTAGAATCTGTAGTTGCCCCCGTCGGTTTGTTGCCTAAAAAGTAGTCCATACTGTTGTCATCGGTGGGGGACGGTGGGGGCTGGTCGCTGGAATAGACGCGATGGATATTGGTGAGAAAGATGTTACCCGTGGCACGGGTGGTACGCACTTCGTCTTGGACATGCAGGGTGAGTTGAAAATCGTCACGCCAATTGTGACCTTCAAAGCCGTTATCGGGCAGCGCGGGGTCTTCAAAGAAGATGCGTAACCCTTGGAAATCGTGATAGAGCCGGTCCAGTACAATGATGTTGGGGGCAATGACAAGGAAGTTACGCGAAAGTTCAGAACCGGCTTCATACAACTTGTGAAAGAAACTCCACGCGATTGTGAGACTCATCACCTTTGTTTTGCCTGTGCCTGTCGCCATCTTTATGACGAACCGCCGCCAGTTTTCGTCGAAGAGTCCCGTCGAAACGGCACCCGAGCTGTCAAAGCGCATGAGATCGAATTTGTCTCGGACCTTGACAACATCGTATAGATAGATGATGGTTTCGAGTGCCTCGCGTTGGGCGAAGTAATACTGAAATTCGCTCGTTGTTCCATCAGTCTGTTCTCGTAAGTGTGGGGTATTGAACCACCAATTGAGGAGTGCCTTGCTTGTATTGGAAGCACCGCTGTAATTATTATCATCACGCCATGTTTTGACTTGCTCACGGATTTTGTGGACGAGTGGTGGGAGTAGCATTCCGTATTCCAGATCGAACAACAGGGATTGATCTGGAAGCCAACGTACTGATGGGTCAATGATTGCGTGTGGGGATTCAGGGAAATCGGGGTGTAAAGCCATAATTGCCAGTTCTTTTTTCGGTTTCTGTTTTTCGTGGCGATATTATAGCAGAGGTGCATGAAAACTGCAAGGCAAATTCAGATGCACAGCAGAGCCATTCAATTTTGCGAAATAAATCCATGTCCGTAAAGGATGCCTCTTGCGGGAAGCCCGAATTTATTCGGGGTTGTGCACGCTGTCCCGAACAAGTTCGGGCATCCTTGGGTAAATTACTTGACAATTGAATGCCTCTGGGATGCACAGCCTAACAGGCTATGCTACAAGAACGCACCGAGATTTCGGATGCACAACCTAAAAGGTTATGCTACAAGGGCAACTTAGTGATTTGTCCAGTTTAAAATGGGGAGTAACTTCGTTCGTGCGATAATGCACGTCGCATTTGAGCGAGTACGCCGCAAAATCGCACTACTACGAACGAATTCACTTACAATTCAAAGTGGACAGACTATTAGGTTACCGTAGGAGTTCTACGAATGCCTCAATATCCGTTGTAGGAGCCTGGCAGACGTAGTTTTCGCAGACGTAGGCGGTTGCGGTGTTGTCAATTTGGGTCTTGCCAGTGAGAAGTGGTAACGTCTGTCCATCGGCGGATTCGCTTAAGGCGACGATTTTGTTGGGCTGATAGGTGCTGTGCAGTGCTGTTAACATCGCTTCTGTTTTCACATCGTCTTGTTTCCCAACAATCGCAATCTCTTTGGGTGTTGATAGCAGGAACGCTAACTCACACAACAACTGACCGGAGCCTGATGGCATGCGCTCCATCTGCTGGAAGTAGAGCAACAAAGTCTCAACGGCTTTGTTGTGGAATTCGGGGTTGTTAAGGTGTTTGGCAAGCCGTAATAGGCTGTGGATCGCCATGGATGCCCCGGAAGGTGTTGCGCCGTCGTAAGCGGATTTGGATTGGACAATAAGCGTCTCGTGCGCTTTGCCGGTGAAGAAAAATCCGTCGCCTGCGTCGTCCCCGAATTGGTCAATCATAATGTGTGCGAGACGTTCGGCTTCTGTGAGCCATCTCGGTTCAAAACTGGCTTCGTAGAGCGCGATTAATCCAGCGATGAAGTAGGAATAGTCTTCAAGGTAGGCGTTGAGGTGGCTTTTGCCATCACGGTAGGTGCGTAGGAGCAGACCGTTGTCTTGGGAGAGCGTTGTCAGGACGAATTCAGCGGATTTTTTGCATGCCTCAAGGTATTCGGGTTTTCCGGTCAGTTGGTAACCCATCGCCATGCCGCGAATCATAATCCCGTTCCAACTGGTGAGGATTTTATCATCCAGTCCGGGTTTAATCCGCTTTTCTCGCGCGTCAAACAGTTTCTGTTTCCCATCTGCGAGGAGAGCCTCCAGTTCACTGACATCCATACGGAGTTTTCGGGCAAAGATGTCGGGTGGCACTTGGACCTGGAGGATGTTTTCGCCTTCAAAGTTGCCTTGTGGGGTGATGTCGTAATACTCACAGAAGATTTCGGCGTTCTCTTCACCGATGATGTCTTCGACATCGTTGGGTTCCCAGACGAAGAATTTGCCCTCTACGCCTTCACTGTCAGCGTCTTGTGTGGAGTAGAAACCGCCGTTCTCTGCGTCGTACATCTCACGGAGCACATAGTCGAGCGTCTCGATAGCGATGTCGCGATAGAACGGTTTCTGCGTGGCTTGATACGCTTCAAAGTAGGCGACGACGAGTTGGGCATTGTCGTACAGCATCTTCTCGAAGTGTGGGACGAGCCAGTGTGCGTCGGTAGAATACCGGTGGAACCCGCCGCCGAGTTGGTCGTACATCCCGCCACGTGCCATCTTCTCCAATGTGAGTTCTACCATCTCTAAGGCATTGGCGTTGCCACTGTGGTGCCAATAGCGGAGTAGGAACGGCAGTCCCATGCTGGGTGGGAATTTTGGGGCGTTGCCGAATCCGCCGTGATGTGAGTCGAATTGGGAACGGTAGTTTTGGAAAGCGTTGGTCATGAGTTCTTCAGTGAGTTCGTGATGGTGCGGATCGACGACATTGCTCATCTGCGCAAGGTGTGCTGTGATTTGCTCGGCTTGCTGCAGGACCTGTGTGTTTTGATCGCTAAACGCCTCTGAGACAGCGTGCATCACTTTCGGGAATCCGGGTCTACCGTACCGATCGGTGGGTGGATAATAGGTTCCGCCGTAAAAGGGTTTGAGATCCGGGGTAAGGAAGACAGTCATGGGCCAACCGCCTTGCCGCGTCATGATTTGGACAGCGTTCATGTAGATTTCATCTAAATCCGGACGTTCTTCTCTATCGACTTTGATGTTAATGAAAAGTTCGTTCATGACTCCTGCGATCTCTTCGTTTTCAAAGGATTCGCGTTCCATAACGTGGCACCAGTGGCATGCGGAGTAGCCGATACTCAGGAGGATGGGTTTCTGTTCTTGCTTGGCGCGTGCGAGTGCTTCTTCGCCCCACGGATACCAGTCGACGGGATTGTGTGCGTGCTGGAGTAGGTAGGGACTTGTTTCGTGGACAAGGCGGTTGATGTGTTTGGGTGTGTCGTGCATTCGTTTTTCTCCAGCGTTATGAGGTTGCCTTTTTAGAAGATATGAAAAAATGAGCGGCTCCAAAATATGGCACCGCTCTTATAAGGAAAAAATACCGCTACCGGGATTCGAACGCCGGTTTGGTGGCTGAGATTTCAATTTCGTAATCGAGTTTCTTATGGTTTTAAGCGGGCTGAAAAATTCCCCGTCCTAACCCCTAGACGATAGCGGCATATTGATTTAACAGAAAGAACTGCCCGGGAAGGACTCGAACCTTCACTACGTGGTCCAGAGCCACGCGTCCTACCATTAGACGACCGGGCATTGACGCGCGTTTATTATGGACGCGCCGCGTTTTTTAAGTATACCTTAAACACAAAGTGCTTGTCAATTTTTTTTCACGGGTCTACTGCGTCGGTAGGACCGAAACGGATATATTGGAGAAGGTATAGAAGATATTGATAAACCCGATGAGGATTGTTGGGATTACAAAAACGCTCAAGAGTGCAAAAGTGCCGGTGGAAAAGGTGGTACTTGTGCTTGCTGTTTCATCGTCAGCAGCCTCGAGATACATCGCTTTCACAATTCGGGCGTAATAGTAAAGCGAAACTACACTGTTCAGCAGACCGACGAACGCCAACCAATAGTATCCTTGCTCAAGGACGGCCGCGAAGAGGAGCCATTTTCCAAAGAAACCGGCGAACGGTGGAATGCCCGTTAGCGAGAAGAGGAAAATCGCCATCGCTCCAGCGACTAACGGTGCGCGTGAGGCGAGTCCTCGGTATCCTTCAATCATTTCGCTGCCTTCCTCGTTTGCAATGAGGACAACAACATAGAATGCTCCCAAATTCATAAAGAGGTAGACGACGAGGTAAAAGAGGATCGCACCGATGCCTTCAGATGTGAGCAGGACCCCCCCCATTAGGAGATAACCCCCGTGGGCAATGCTTGAATATGCCAATAGACGTTTCACGTTCTGCTGTGGCAGTGCAGCGAGGTTTCCGACAGTCATCGTCAAAGCGGAGACGATCGCCAACATAAGCGTCCAATCGACCGATTGTAGGACTTCGAAACTGCTAAACCCGGAATAGAAGAATCGAATGAACAGCGCAAATCCTGCGGATTTTGAGGCGACGGATAGAAACGCTGTTATTGGGATAGGTGCGCCTTCGTAAACATCTGGGGACCACATGTGGAACGGCACGGAGGCTATCTTATAGCCGACACCGGCGAGGACAAAGATAATCGCAATCAACACAGTGAGCGGATAAACTTCACCGGCTGCTAAGAGTTCAGTGAGTCTTATGCTGATTTGCCCAAGATCACCCGTTCCAGCCATGCCGAACAGGAACGAGAGCCCGAACAGCATCGTTCCCGAGGCGACTGCACCATACGTGATATATTTGAACGCCGCTTCACTTGAGCGCGGGCTGTGCGTTAGAAATCCGGCGAGAATGTAGGAGGTCAGACTCACCGTTTCCAACGATATGAATATCATCAGTAAGTTGGTTGAGGAAGCCATCAAGAACATTCCGAGCGTGATGGCTAATAGGAGTGCGTAGTATTCACCCTTCAACTGTGCATCAAGTTCCTCAGAACGGATGGAGAAAAGAATCGTTGCTGTGGTTGCGAGGAGGAGGAGCACCTTGAAGAAGGTAGAGAATGCGTCGAGCCGGATCATCCCCAGAAAGAGGGAGATCGAAGTTCTGTCCCCGAGCTGCCCGTGCGTGAGAAGGACTGCAACGAATACGCAGCCGATGCCTGCAAGGGAGAGATAGGCAACGGTTGAACTCTCCCTGTTTTTCACGCCGAGATCGACGAGGATGACGACAATAGCAGAAACGACTAACAGCAGCTCCGGAGTGAAATAGAGAAGGCTTTCGATGTTGCTTAAGGGTTGCATACCGGACAAAAACCTCCTATATCGCCTGTAGCACGTTGACGAGGTTGGTGACGGACTCTCTGAACATATCAATGGCGAAGTTGGGCCATACACCGAGTACAATCGTGAGGATACCCAGCGGTGCCAACGTCAAGATTTCGCGTCCGTTGATTTCAGGGAGTGCTTCATATTTTGGGTTGAGTGTTCCTAAGAAAACGCGTTGGAGCGTCCAGAGGAAATAGGCTGCACCGACAACAATACCTATCGTTGATAAGATGGTCAGCATCTTGAATTTGTCGTAAGCACCGAGTAAGGAGAGTGCTTCCCCGACGAACCCACTCAAGCCGGGCAGTCCCAAAGATGCCATGAACGCGAGCGTGGTAATGCCGGTGTAGACTGGCATTTTCGCGCCGAGACCACCGAACCCATTGATCTCACGGTGGTGTGCCCTATCGTAGAGAACACCGACGAGCAAGAAGAGCATCCCACTGATGACCCCGTGGTTGAACATCTGAAGAATCGCTCCCGTGATGCCTTCTGTATTCCGAGCAGCAAGCCCCAAGATAACGAATCCCATGTGTCCGATACTCGAATACGCCACCAATTTCTTGAAATCGGTTTGTGCCAAGGCGCAGAAAGAACCGTAGACGATATTAACGAATCCAAGGATGGCTAAACTGTTTCCCCATGTGCCGGTTCCGTTACAGAAAAAGTCCATGCCTTGTGGGAACATTGCCATATTAACCCGTACCAATCCGTAGGTTCCCATTTTTAGCAGGATGCCCGCAAGAATAACGCTGATTGCAGTCGGTGCTTCGACGTGTGCATCGGGGAGCCATGTATGGAACGGGAAGATTGGCACTTTCACGGCAAATCCGATGAAGAAACCGAGGAAGACCCAAATTTGGAAGTTGAGGTCGTTCAGCGCATGTCCTTCAGTCGCTGCTAAAGTAATAAGGGTTGGGATGTCAAATGTCCGCGCGCCGGGTGCGCCGCTATTGAGATAGACTGCGATCATCGCAACCAGCATCAGTACACTGCCGAAGAGCGTGTAAAGGAAAAACTTAATTGCAGCGTATTCACGACGCGGTCCGCCCCACACACCGATAAGGAAGTACATCGGCAGTAGTGTGAGTTCAAAGAAGACGTAAAAGAGGAACAGATCCAACGCGGCAAAGAAACCCAACATTCCTGTTTCAAGCAATAGGAACAGTGCCATATATGCCTTGATGCCTTTTTCAATGTTCCGCCACGAGGCAATAACACAGATGGGACCTAAGAGGGCAGTGAGAAGCAGGAGCGTGACACTCAGACCGTCAATACCGACGTGGTATTGGATATTAAACGCTTGAATCCAAGGCACATTAACGACGTACTGCGTTCCTGCAGCCGATCGGTCGTAGGATATGAATAAAGCGACTGCGAGTGCGAGCGGAATGAGCGTAAAGAGGAGCGTAACACGTTTAACGAGTTCCTCTGACTCGCGCGGCAGCAGCAAAACAACAATCATCCCGAGCAGCGGGATAAAAATCATTAGGGACAATAACATCTCGTAGGGATCCTCCTTATCCCATTACCGGGAAATCAAAAAGACGAGAAACAAAAGTACTGGGAACACAATTGGAGCGAGTACGAGCAAAATCTGCCCTCTCTTACGCCGCGTTTCGGGGTTCGGATGACGGACGAGCAGCCAAGCGATAGCAGCACCAAGCGGTACTCCAAAAAACGGAAGCAATTTAAGCAATACCATAACAAGTCCATCCTTATAACGCCCGGAAAATTAAGATTAACACCACGATACCTGCCAGTACGACGAAAAGATAGGTCTGAATCGCTCCGGTCTGGATCCGACGGACTCTTCCACCGATTGACCATGTAACCTCAGCAACCCGATTAACGAGACCGTCGACGATGCGGTTATCGAAAACGCCAACGAATGCGGCGAGGATGTCGCGGGTTACTTTTCCAACACCGTTGACGATGCCGTCAACGATCGTTCCATCAAATTGGGCAAAGAGTCGAGATTTCCATACTGTCACAGCGACTAAGACACCGTCGTAAAACTCGTCAAAGTAGTATTTGTGCCAGAAGAGATTATAAAGCGGTCGGAACGTCGTAGCGACAGACTCCGCAGACAAAGTACGTCTATGGTAGAACAGCCATGACAGCAATATACCTAATCCAGCGACGATGATGGATAAGACCATCGCGATCGTGTGTGCTGGTCCGTGTCCATGATGTGCATCATCTCCGTGTGCGCCGTGTGTGTCGTCTGCGCCTTCTTCCGCTGCCACGGCTTCAGAGATTCCAAAGAGCGAGAAGGTGAGACCGGCTTCACCGACTTTGCTATCGGGTGAAACGTATGCATGTGTTGGTGCATGGAGATGCGGTTGTTCTGGTGGTTTAACGTAATCTGCGTTGAACCAGAGCGTATTGACGACAGGAAAACTCAAAACAGCCAAGACGAGGAGCGGCACGGTCATGCTCTTAGGGGACTCGTGTGCTATGTCGTGCATCTTTTGATTGCGCGGTTCACCAAAAAAGGTCATGAAGATGAGACGGAACATATAGAACGCCGTAATCCCAGCGGCACAGAGTGCCATGCCGAACAGGAGATAGTGGTGTAGGGAGTTCCATTCCATTGCGCGACCGAGCACACCGGCTAAGATTGCGTCCTTACTCCAGAAACCGGAGAAGATAAACGGGACACCGGAGATCGACAACGTTGCGATGAGCATCGTTATGAAAGTAATCGGCATCTTATGGCGAAGGCCGCCCATGTTCCGCATATCTTGATCTGGCGGAATCTCAGGAATGGCTGTCGGCTGTCGGCTTTCAGCCATCAGCAAAGAGGTTTCTGATGAAGCGACCTCCTCTTGCTGACTGCTGACGACTGACTGCTGATGGCTATCTTGTGAATGTTCGTGTGTGTGTTCATCGTCATGTCCGTGACCGTGCATCGCATGGAAGGCGTGGATAACACTGCCGGAGCCGAGGAAAAGCAGTGCCTTGAAAAAAGCGTGCGTTGTGAGGTGAAAGAGTCCGGCGACATAGCTGCCAACGCCAATTCCAAGCATCATGTACCCCAACTGGCTGACCGTGGAGTATGCCAAAACCCGTTTAATGTCAAAGCGGACGATAGCAATAGTCGCAGCAATAATTGCTGTGATACCACCGATATAGGCGATGACCAGAGATGAAGTTTCTGTCAAGATTGGGAACATCCGAGCCGTGAGATAGACCCCAGCGGCAACCATTGTTGCGGCGTGAATCAGTGCACTGACGGGTGTAGGACCTTCCATCGCATCGGGCAACCAAGTATGTAGAGGGACTTGCGCGGATTTACCGACCGCCCCACAGAAAATGAGCACACCGGCAATAGAGAGCCAGACCATATCGCCTGTGTTTAATTGGGATGCGGCTTCGGCGAAAATACCGCTTTCTCCGTAGAGTGAAAGCGTATCGAATTTGGTGAAAAGCATCATCATGCCGATGAACATACCGACATCGCCGACGCGCGTCGTCAGGAACGCCTTTTTGCAGGCATCCGCTGCCGAGTCCTTTTCAAACCAGAAACCGATGAGCAGATAGGAGCAGAGACCGACGAGTTCCCAACCGATGTAGATACCGAGCAGGTTATCCGATACAACCAAGAAGAGCATCGAGAAGGAGAAAAGCGAAAGGAAAGCAAAAAACCGTGGATACCTCGGATCGCCGTGCATGTAGCCCATGGAGAAGATATGGACAAGGCTACTGACGAGCGTGACAACAATCAGCATGATTGCAGTGACGCTATCAAGGTAAAAGCCCATTGAGAAGGTAACACTACCGAGCGAAAGCCACTGAACAGTATGGGGTTCTGGATCGGGGACTACCTCTTGCAAAAGCAGAAGCGAGCAGACGAGTGCGATGAGCATCGCTACTGTAGATAGGTAGTCCTGTCGGGGGAAACTCCGTTTCGCTAAGCCCAAAAGTCCGAAGATCGCGAAGGCAGCGAGGGGACAGAGCAAGATGAGACTTATTAAGAGTACGACCATATTTTTAACTATTGCTCCGGGGCGGTGTTTCCGTTGTCAACACCCGGGGAATGCCTCACGGCATTCATACCGTTGATTTTCTACAATTGATTACAGAACCTGTTTGAGGTTTGAAAAGGTTTCTTAACGATTCTGAACCTACCTTGACAACGGAGGGACAGCTCAGAAACAATCGCTAAAAAATTAACCTTTTAAAGTGTCCACTTCGTCGGGACGGATGCTACCGAATTCGCGGTAGATAGCGAGAATAATTGCTAAAAAGACAGCGGCTTCTGCGGCAGCGAGCACAATCCCAAAAATTGCGATAACCTGTCCGCTGATGTCCTCTGGTGGTGTCATGAAACGCGCGAACGCTGCGAAGTTAAGATTGCACGAATTGAGAATAAGTTCGATACCCATCAAAATGCTAATGGCGTTCCGTCGGGTTAAGACAGCAAAAATACCGAGCGTGAACAGAATTGCACTGATGACGAGATAGTGTTGTAGGGTCATTCGTCCCTAACCTCCTTTCGGGAAATCAGGGTGGCACCGATTAAGGCGACTAACAATAACACAGAGACGACCTCAAACGGGAGGAGAAAGGGTCCATTCAAAATCAGTTCACCAATCCGTTCAGTTGTCGGTGGAAGTTCAGTCCCGTCATCGGTAAGATTCTTCCATACGGGTGTATTGGCAATAACCGTCAGGAGCAGCATAAGTAGCATCAAGGCAATCACGCCCCCAAGTAGGAGCTGCCCGCGTTCGATATGGATGCGCATTTCTAAGTGTCCACTTGTCATCATGACCCCGAATAGAATCAAAACAAGGATACCCCCGACGTAGACGATCACCTGCGTTGCGGCGAGGAAGTCAGCCTGTAGAAAAACGTAAAGCCCGGCAACGCCGAAGAGCGTCACCATGAGCGAGAACGCTGCGTGGACAATGTTTCGCACCGTGACGACGACGAGTGCCGAGGCGATTGTCATCAGCGCGAAACCATAAAAAATAAATGTCTTAAGTGTAAATTCCATATAAAATTAGATTATCGTTTGGGCATCCC is from Candidatus Poribacteria bacterium and encodes:
- a CDS encoding NADH-quinone oxidoreductase subunit J; the encoded protein is MEFTLKTFIFYGFALMTIASALVVVTVRNIVHAAFSLMVTLFGVAGLYVFLQADFLAATQVIVYVGGILVLILFGVMMTSGHLEMRIHIERGQLLLGGVIALMLLMLLLTVIANTPVWKNLTDDGTELPPTTERIGELILNGPFLLPFEVVSVLLLVALIGATLISRKEVRDE